Part of the Labilibaculum antarcticum genome, TGTATTCCAGTTGTGTTTGTCTTCAACAGTTCCGTACTGAATTCCACGAAGTGTTTCATACAATTTGAAGCTGGTCTTTCCTGCCTCATCGCCATAAAAATAGTCCACCTTGTTATCGGCATCAACAATTTTACGAATTGGAGAAATTACCGCTGCAGTACCACAAGCACCAGCCTCGGTAAAATCAGCTAATTCTTCAACGGTCACTTTCCTGCGCTCAACTGTCATTCCCATATCTTCAGCAATCTGACACAAACTTTTGTTGGTGATTGATGGCAAAATTGAGTTTGATTTTGGAGTTACGTAAGTATTGTCCTTAATTCCGAAGAAGTTAGCAGGGCCACATTCGTCGATGTATTTTTTTTCTTTTGCATCCAAAAATAATACGGCAGAAAATCCCTCCTTGTGAGCACGGGTTCCCCCTCTTAAGGAAGAAGCATAGTTACCACCTACCTTAATCGTTCCTGTTCCTTGCGGAGCTGCACGATCGTATTCACGATAGATTACGTAATCGGTTGGTTTAAATCCTTCTTTAAAGTAAGGTCCAACTGGCATTACGAATATGGCAAAAGTATATTCAGGAGCTGGGTTCACACCTACTTGTGGGCCATTTCCGAAAAGTACCGGACGAATGTATAAAGAGGCTCCCGATTCGTATGGTGGAATCCATCTCTCGTTCAATTTAATCGTTTTAATTACAGCTTCCTCAAACAAATCAATTGGCATTTCGGCCATCATAATTCCATGAGACGAAGATTGCATGCGTTTCGCATTTTCATTCATACGAAATACTCTAACTTTTCCATCAGGACCTCTAAAAGCCTTTAAACCTTCAAATGCTTGTTGTCCGTAATGCAATCCAGTTGCTGCAATATGAACATTTACCTGATCTGAAGAAGAAGTTTCTAATTCTCCCCATTTTCCATCACGAAAGTGACAACGAACATTGTAATCGGTTTTAGTATAACCGAAACCAAATTGTTTCCAGTCTATTTTTTCCATCTTTAATTAAGAATTTTACGATTAGTAAAGAATATGTATTGTGTTTGTGTTTATGTTTATTTTAGGGATCAGTCGCCAATGATTCGTTTACTCCTCAACGTTCAAGCTAACCAGGTAGCCGTTATGCTTTCGGATATTGAGAACTTTTCCATCTTCAAAGATAAGATATTGTCCTTTAATTCCTTTCAAAATTCCCGAGTATTCTTTCTCCTTTTCAAATCCAAAACTAACAACCTTTTCCGGTTGCGAATTCATGGGATAGATCATCTCAAATACCTGATCTTCATCGGAAATGTATTGTTGTAACTCAGGGTGTAATAATTGAGAAGCTTTTTTCTTTTCGGATAACAAATCAACACCTTCAGTATCGGTCAACTTCAACATTGCCCGCCAATTGGTTTTATCCGAAAAATGCTTTTTCAGAGCAACTTCAATTACTCCAGCGATATGTCGGTTAGGCGTTTTCGCCAATTTTATTGCTTTGCTCGCTCCCTGGTCCATCCATCGGGTTGGCACTTGTGATTCGCGTGTAACTCCAACTTTCAGATTTCCCGAATAGGCCAAGTATACAAAATGAGGCTGAAGTGTGTGCTTTTTTGCCCATTCCATGTCACGCGCAATCCCCAAATAGGAAAGATCCAATTCCGGACGAAGTATGC contains:
- a CDS encoding branched-chain amino acid aminotransferase, which encodes MEKIDWKQFGFGYTKTDYNVRCHFRDGKWGELETSSSDQVNVHIAATGLHYGQQAFEGLKAFRGPDGKVRVFRMNENAKRMQSSSHGIMMAEMPIDLFEEAVIKTIKLNERWIPPYESGASLYIRPVLFGNGPQVGVNPAPEYTFAIFVMPVGPYFKEGFKPTDYVIYREYDRAAPQGTGTIKVGGNYASSLRGGTRAHKEGFSAVLFLDAKEKKYIDECGPANFFGIKDNTYVTPKSNSILPSITNKSLCQIAEDMGMTVERRKVTVEELADFTEAGACGTAAVISPIRKIVDADNKVDYFYGDEAGKTSFKLYETLRGIQYGTVEDKHNWNTIIEF
- a CDS encoding DUF2797 domain-containing protein; this translates as MQKQGNISKMRTDLKDVVEYQLPIGEEMVNVNPLVGKKLSFTYLGQINCIHCGKITKTSFAQGYCYSCFTTLPQTDESILRPELDLSYLGIARDMEWAKKHTLQPHFVYLAYSGNLKVGVTRESQVPTRWMDQGASKAIKLAKTPNRHIAGVIEVALKKHFSDKTNWRAMLKLTDTEGVDLLSEKKKASQLLHPELQQYISDEDQVFEMIYPMNSQPEKVVSFGFEKEKEYSGILKGIKGQYLIFEDGKVLNIRKHNGYLVSLNVEE